Proteins from a genomic interval of Candidatus Dormiibacterota bacterium:
- a CDS encoding nuclear transport factor 2 family protein — MLPIPRPRPRRWALALATVAASTCLSGCGASDSDKIKDSVRNYIQAVLDDNGTAACGLLTPDAAKVFVDRVKAQTKTSDCATAFKQEAATLKDDEKAIYRSAVLSGVTVSGDTATVTVKFTGVNKDIRLKKVNGDWRIDTGPAG, encoded by the coding sequence ATGCTCCCGATTCCCCGTCCGCGCCCGCGCCGCTGGGCGCTCGCCCTCGCCACCGTCGCCGCCTCGACCTGCCTGAGCGGCTGCGGCGCCTCCGACAGCGACAAGATCAAGGACTCGGTGCGCAACTACATCCAGGCGGTGCTCGACGACAACGGCACCGCCGCCTGCGGCCTGCTCACCCCCGACGCCGCCAAGGTCTTCGTCGACCGGGTCAAGGCCCAGACCAAGACCAGCGACTGCGCCACCGCCTTCAAGCAGGAGGCGGCCACCCTCAAGGACGACGAGAAGGCGATCTATCGCAGCGCCGTGCTCTCCGGGGTCACCGTCAGCGGCGACACCGCCACCGTCACCGTCAAGTTCACCGGGGTCAACAAGGACATCCGGCTCAAGAAGGTGAACGGCGACTGGAGGATCGATACCGGCCCGGCCGGATGA
- a CDS encoding response regulator, translating into MLRRRILIVDDDPRLLHVVSMYLTIEGYEVDAELDGAEGLRSLERARPDLVILDIMMPGIDGLEVCRRIKSDPRTRSIPVLMFTALSGDDDVESGRAAGADRFINKPFSLVGLATVIRSYLAEGSTLPV; encoded by the coding sequence GTGCTCCGCCGCCGCATCCTCATCGTGGACGACGACCCCCGCCTCCTTCACGTCGTCTCGATGTACCTGACCATCGAGGGCTACGAGGTGGACGCCGAGCTCGACGGGGCCGAGGGCCTGCGCAGCCTCGAGCGCGCCCGTCCCGACCTGGTGATCCTCGACATCATGATGCCCGGTATCGACGGCCTCGAGGTCTGCCGGCGGATCAAGAGCGACCCGCGGACGCGCTCCATCCCGGTCCTGATGTTCACCGCGCTGAGCGGCGACGACGACGTCGAGAGCGGTCGCGCCGCCGGCGCCGACCGGTTCATCAACAAGCCGTTCAGCCTCGTCGGCCTGGCCACGGTGATCCGCTCGTACCTCGCCGAGGGATCGACCCTCCCGGTCTGA